The sequence CCGCGCCCGGGGTGTCCCCGTGCAGGCAGATCGACTCGACGGCACACGGGACGACGCTGCCGTCGATTGCGACCACGGTCCGCTCGGTGGCCATCCGGACGGCCCGGCTGGCCACCTCCTCCGGATCGGTGACCAGCGCGTTCGGGGCGCTGCGGGGCACCAGGGAGCCGTTGGGCAGGTAGTTGCGGTCGGCGAAGCCCTCGGCGACCACCCGCAGCCCGGCACCGACGGCGAGCTGGGCGAGCACCGAACCGGGCGGGCAGAGCAGGGGCAGCTCGTGGTCGTACGCGCTGACCGCGGCGACCAGCGCGGCGGCCTGGGCCTCGTCGCAGGTCGCGGCGTGGTAGAGCGCGCCGTGCGGCTTCAGGTAGCGGACTCGGGTACGGAACAGTCGGCAGAACGCGTCGAGCGCGCCGAGCTGGTAGATCGTCTCGTCGCGCAGCTCGCCGAAGTCGTACGCGATGTGCCGGCGACCGAAGCCGGCGAGGTCCCGGTAGCCGACCTGAGCGCCGACGGCGACCTGCCGGGCGGCGGCGCCGGCGCAGACCCGGTGCATCGTGGACGGGTCGCCACCATGGAAACCGCAGGCGACGTTGGCGGAGGTGACCAGATCCAGCAGTGCCTCGTCGTCGCCGAGCCGCCAGATGCCGAATCCCTCGCCCAGGTCAGCGTTGAGGTCCATGAAACGTCACCGTAGTCCCTGGACGGGCCTGCGCGAGCGGGGCTACGTCGTCCACCACCCTGATGACGCGGTCGGCCGGAAGCCGCGATCATGGACACTACTTGCAAGTAACCTACGGTGTCGTAACCTGTTTGCGTGACCACCTCCGCACCGCTTCGGCTCAAGCCGGTCGACATCGGTAAACCCCGGATGCGCGGCTGGCTGCACACCTACGCGTTCTTCGTCGCGCTCGTCTGCGGCATCGTGCTCTCTGCGATCGCGGCCGCCCGGCCCGGCTGGACACCCCTGGTCAGCTGCGTGATCTACAGCCTGACCGTGTGTGGCCTCTTCGGCACCAGCGCCCTCTACCATCGCCGGGTCTGGTCCGAGCGCGGCTACCAGGTGATGCGCCGGATGGACCACTCGATGATCTTCGTGTTCATCGCCGGCACGTACACCCCGTTCTGCGCGTTGCTGCTCGACGTCAACCCGGCCAAGATCATGCTCGGCCTGGTCTGGGGCGGGGCGCTGGCCGGCGTGGCGCTCAAGCTCATCTGGCCGCACGCGCCGAGATGGGTCTCCGCGCCGCTCTACCTGGCGCTCGGCTGGGTCGCGGTGGCGATGCTGCCGCAGATCCTGCACTCCGGTGGGGTGGCCGCCCTGGTGCTGCTGATCGTGGGCGGCCTGATCTACAGCGTCGGCGCGATCTTCTACGCGCTGCGCCGGCCGAATCCGTGGCCGACCGTCTTCGGCCACCACGAGTTCTTCCACGCCTGCACCCTGGTCGCGGCGATCTGCCACCACATCGCGATCTACTTCGCGCTCTTCGCCTGACGGGCCGGTGGCTGGCCGGCCGTGCCGACCAGCCCGACGCCATCGCCGAGCCGCAGCACGCCCCCGCGGCGGGTCCGCCTCGGGCCGGGCCCGGTGCGGCGCGGCCGGTCCGAGGGCTCCGCGTCGGCGCGGAGCCCTCGGACGTCGATCGGGGTGCGGGATCAGGCCGGGGAGCCCGGGCGGCGTACCTCTCGGTACTCCTCGCGCACGACCCGGTCGTCCTGCGCCGGCACCACGGGCTCGGCGACGACCCGCTCGCGCACCGGCGCGGCGACCACCGTACGCCGACGGCTGTTCCAGAAGTAGAGCGTCGTGATCAGGCCGACGACGCCGGCGAGCATGAGCACCCAGCCGACGACGTTCAGGTTCAGCCATCCCAGGTTGGCGTCGACGGCGAATGCGAAGATCGCGCCCAGCGCGATGAGGAAGATGCTGGCACCGATGCCCATGACGTCGCCTCCTTGGCGTTCTGCTGGCGTTTCCTACCCGCCGCGGCCATGGCTGAGGTAGCGGCAGCATCGACTTACCCAGGCGCTCCGATCGCCAATCAGGCAAGCTGTGCCCATGACGGACGGCAGGAACCAGCAGCGGACACTGGTGCTGCTCCGACACGCCGCGGCCGAGCAGCCCGGGGACATCCCGGACGCGGAACGCCCGCTGACCGCGCGGGGGCAGGCCGATGCGGCGGCGGCCGGCGCCTGGCTGGCCCGGCACGCCCTCCTCCCCGACCTGGTCCTCTGCTCCACCACCCGGCGCACCCGGCAGACCTGGCACGGAGTGGCGCTGGGCATGACGGGATCCCCACCGGAGGGGGGACCGGCGGGATCCGCACCGGTCGTGCGCTACGAGGCGGCCGTGTACCAGGCGCAGCCGCACGAGCTGCTGGAGCTGCTGCGCCGGGTCGCTCCGGACACCGCGACGGTCCTGCTGGTCGCCCACAACCCGGGCATCTCGCTGCTCTCGGGGCTGCTCGATCCGCAGCGGGCGGATCCGGACGGGCTGCCCACCACCGGCCTGGTGGTACACCGTCCGATCACCCCCTGGGCCGCCCTCGCGCCCGCTGCGGCCCCCATCACCGCCCGCCACTGAAATGCGAGGAAGGGCCCCTTCTCAACGCCTCAGGCAGAGAAGGGGCCCTTCTGACCGAAACGTACGGTCAGGACGGCGGCGCCGTGGGCGGCGGCGGGTCGGGCGGCGGCGGCATCATCGCCGTCGGGTGGGAGAGCCGGTTCTCCTCCACGATCAGCGTGCGGGCCCGCTTGCGCCGGTCCTGCCAGAACCAGAGCGTGGTGAGCAGGACGGCCAGCCCGGCCAGGATGAACACCCAACCGACCGCGCGCAGGTCGATCCACCAGACGTTGGCCCGGATGGCGAAGGTCAGGATCGCACCGACGGCGATCAGAAAGATTCCGCTTCCAATGCCCATGTGC comes from Micromonospora viridifaciens and encodes:
- a CDS encoding LamB/YcsF family protein, coding for MDLNADLGEGFGIWRLGDDEALLDLVTSANVACGFHGGDPSTMHRVCAGAAARQVAVGAQVGYRDLAGFGRRHIAYDFGELRDETIYQLGALDAFCRLFRTRVRYLKPHGALYHAATCDEAQAAALVAAVSAYDHELPLLCPPGSVLAQLAVGAGLRVVAEGFADRNYLPNGSLVPRSAPNALVTDPEEVASRAVRMATERTVVAIDGSVVPCAVESICLHGDTPGAVRCAELVRAALIDAEVTLRPFA
- the trhA gene encoding PAQR family membrane homeostasis protein TrhA, coding for MTTSAPLRLKPVDIGKPRMRGWLHTYAFFVALVCGIVLSAIAAARPGWTPLVSCVIYSLTVCGLFGTSALYHRRVWSERGYQVMRRMDHSMIFVFIAGTYTPFCALLLDVNPAKIMLGLVWGGALAGVALKLIWPHAPRWVSAPLYLALGWVAVAMLPQILHSGGVAALVLLIVGGLIYSVGAIFYALRRPNPWPTVFGHHEFFHACTLVAAICHHIAIYFALFA
- a CDS encoding DUF6458 family protein encodes the protein MGIGASIFLIALGAIFAFAVDANLGWLNLNVVGWVLMLAGVVGLITTLYFWNSRRRTVVAAPVRERVVAEPVVPAQDDRVVREEYREVRRPGSPA
- a CDS encoding SixA phosphatase family protein yields the protein MTDGRNQQRTLVLLRHAAAEQPGDIPDAERPLTARGQADAAAAGAWLARHALLPDLVLCSTTRRTRQTWHGVALGMTGSPPEGGPAGSAPVVRYEAAVYQAQPHELLELLRRVAPDTATVLLVAHNPGISLLSGLLDPQRADPDGLPTTGLVVHRPITPWAALAPAAAPITARH
- a CDS encoding DUF6458 family protein, with the translated sequence MGIGSGIFLIAVGAILTFAIRANVWWIDLRAVGWVFILAGLAVLLTTLWFWQDRRKRARTLIVEENRLSHPTAMMPPPPDPPPPTAPPS